A genomic segment from Chitinophaga flava encodes:
- a CDS encoding TlpA disulfide reductase family protein, giving the protein MKKYLLWMSVAAFLAGCTGQQQEKGEFKIEGHFTNLPLGPVVLEELTLDNLKVVDSTNVKDASGKFTLKGMVPEQGLYRIRFENGKFILLSLDAGDMKLEGDVSNLENMKVSGSEATSELHQFLQDISKQSIALTEEMRKVDSLHGAKVPDSVFQPQLTAIQKKEKDFEQGFFDMAEKTKNPANAVFAISQVRNPEEIISHKQVITGLTTRFPKNTLVKSMTDRIAQLEKSNQTGSDAAGGEEPTAAVKVGMEAPDFSLPDPNGKLISLKSLRGKYVLLDFWASWCGPCREENPNVVRAFQQFKNKNFTILGVSLDKTKEQWLAAISKDGLTWNHVSDLKFWDSSVVPLYGINAIPTNFLLDPQGKVIASDLRGDALITKLQEVLK; this is encoded by the coding sequence ATGAAAAAATACTTATTGTGGATGTCCGTAGCAGCTTTCCTGGCCGGATGTACCGGACAACAGCAGGAAAAAGGTGAGTTCAAGATAGAAGGGCACTTTACCAACCTGCCGCTCGGCCCCGTTGTACTGGAAGAGCTTACGCTCGACAACCTGAAAGTGGTAGACTCTACCAACGTAAAGGATGCCAGCGGTAAATTCACACTTAAAGGCATGGTACCTGAGCAGGGTCTGTACCGTATCCGTTTTGAAAACGGTAAATTCATCCTCCTCTCTCTGGATGCCGGTGACATGAAACTGGAAGGTGATGTCAGCAACCTGGAAAACATGAAAGTGTCTGGCTCTGAAGCTACATCAGAACTGCATCAGTTCCTCCAGGACATCAGCAAACAATCTATCGCGCTCACCGAAGAAATGCGTAAGGTAGATAGTCTCCATGGCGCCAAAGTACCGGACAGTGTGTTCCAGCCACAGCTGACCGCTATTCAGAAAAAAGAGAAGGATTTTGAACAGGGCTTTTTTGACATGGCAGAAAAAACAAAAAATCCTGCCAACGCAGTATTTGCTATCAGCCAGGTAAGAAATCCCGAAGAAATCATCTCCCATAAACAGGTGATCACCGGATTAACCACCCGCTTCCCTAAAAACACCCTGGTAAAAAGCATGACCGACAGGATTGCGCAACTCGAAAAAAGCAATCAAACAGGCAGCGATGCAGCCGGTGGCGAAGAGCCTACAGCTGCAGTAAAAGTAGGAATGGAAGCTCCCGATTTCTCCCTGCCTGATCCAAACGGCAAATTGATCAGCCTGAAGTCACTGCGCGGTAAATATGTACTGCTCGACTTCTGGGCCAGCTGGTGTGGTCCCTGCCGGGAAGAAAACCCCAATGTGGTAAGAGCTTTCCAGCAGTTCAAAAACAAAAACTTCACCATCCTGGGTGTATCACTGGATAAAACCAAGGAACAATGGCTGGCTGCCATCTCCAAAGATGGCCTCACCTGGAACCATGTGAGCGACCTGAAGTTCTGGGATTCTTCCGTAGTACCTTTATACGGTATCAACGCTATCCCTACCAACTTCCTGCTCGATCCGCAGGGTAAAGTGATTGCTTCTGACCTTAGAGGCGATGCGCTGATTACCAAACTCCAGGAAGTACTGAAATAA
- a CDS encoding SusD/RagB family nutrient-binding outer membrane lipoprotein translates to MKRIKFRYIILGMLVTSTACTKGFLDINKDPNNPAKVSLSQLLPATEMGLASSLGFTNDNSGARGLTEVLAVYTHQVTVREDPDKYGATGSDFSIDNSWVNFWAGAPAQETSDVFGTMQNLEVMIKQATDGRNMRYAGIGKILKAYGVSQFIDAYGDVPYTEATKFGETGNRYPKFDKGSEVYPKLLALLDEAIVDLGVKLEPTTLYPDKDDIMYGGNKDSWIKVANTIKLKLYNQLRLIQDVSGPVNALLANPGKLISATDEGFMLKYGTVPSPDNRNPGFNEYVATQKSHYQSPWFYEILKGYNGQIFTGIEDPRVPYYFFRQAGAETEPQNGTEYRDGGFISIYFASSGPNRDKTNDKVISVFGIYPVGGRYDDGNPTAVSSKNATGAAPLRLLTYADRLFIEAELMNAKVIAGDPRAKLSAAIDESMKQVDFVVGMARGAQSVPVLGGTARATAYRDAVLAEYDKATTDTRRLEYIMTEKWIQSFGFSCDQYTDYRRTGYPVLFDPNNAVQAPGGFVQPPINGDFKNPGAQPKVKVSNGRKYPLSLPWPASEANVNPNTPPAKNPDAAPVFWDKN, encoded by the coding sequence ATGAAAAGAATAAAATTCAGATATATCATTTTAGGCATGCTGGTAACCAGCACTGCTTGTACCAAGGGGTTTCTGGACATCAACAAGGATCCCAACAATCCGGCTAAGGTGTCCTTGTCTCAATTGCTGCCTGCAACGGAAATGGGTCTGGCCTCCAGTTTGGGCTTTACCAATGATAATTCCGGCGCACGTGGTCTGACAGAAGTACTGGCTGTATATACTCACCAGGTAACAGTCCGTGAGGATCCTGATAAATATGGTGCTACCGGTAGTGATTTTAGTATCGATAACAGCTGGGTTAACTTCTGGGCTGGCGCTCCTGCTCAGGAAACTTCAGATGTATTTGGTACCATGCAGAACCTGGAAGTAATGATTAAGCAGGCAACTGATGGCAGAAACATGAGATATGCTGGTATTGGAAAGATCCTTAAAGCATATGGTGTAAGTCAGTTTATCGATGCATATGGTGATGTGCCTTATACTGAAGCTACTAAGTTTGGTGAAACTGGTAACAGGTATCCCAAATTTGACAAGGGCAGTGAAGTATATCCGAAATTGCTGGCCTTGCTGGACGAAGCGATTGTTGACCTGGGTGTGAAACTGGAGCCTACTACGTTGTATCCTGACAAGGATGATATTATGTATGGTGGTAATAAGGATTCCTGGATCAAGGTAGCCAATACCATCAAGCTGAAACTGTACAATCAGTTAAGACTGATACAGGATGTTTCTGGTCCGGTAAATGCTTTACTGGCAAATCCTGGTAAACTGATCAGCGCTACTGATGAAGGCTTTATGCTGAAGTATGGTACAGTCCCTTCTCCTGATAACCGTAACCCGGGCTTTAACGAGTATGTGGCTACACAAAAAAGTCACTACCAGAGCCCTTGGTTCTACGAGATCCTGAAAGGTTATAATGGTCAGATTTTTACCGGTATTGAAGATCCGCGTGTACCCTATTATTTCTTCAGACAGGCAGGTGCTGAAACTGAACCACAAAACGGTACCGAGTACCGCGATGGAGGATTTATCAGTATCTACTTTGCTTCTTCCGGACCTAACCGTGATAAAACAAATGACAAGGTAATTTCTGTATTTGGTATTTATCCGGTGGGTGGCCGTTATGATGATGGTAATCCGACTGCTGTTTCCTCAAAGAATGCAACCGGCGCAGCACCTTTAAGGTTATTGACCTATGCTGACCGTTTGTTCATTGAAGCAGAACTGATGAACGCCAAAGTTATTGCCGGTGATCCCAGGGCGAAGCTATCAGCAGCCATTGATGAATCTATGAAGCAGGTTGACTTTGTAGTAGGAATGGCCAGAGGAGCACAAAGTGTTCCTGTACTGGGTGGTACCGCAAGAGCAACTGCTTATCGTGATGCTGTACTGGCTGAGTATGATAAGGCTACTACCGATACCCGCCGTCTGGAATACATTATGACAGAAAAATGGATACAAAGTTTTGGCTTTAGCTGTGACCAGTATACTGACTATCGTCGTACAGGCTACCCCGTATTATTCGATCCGAATAATGCTGTGCAGGCACCTGGTGGTTTTGTACAACCTCCTATCAATGGTGACTTTAAGAATCCGGGAGCTCAGCCAAAGGTAAAAGTGTCAAACGGAAGAAAATATCCATTATCCCTGCCCTGGCCCGCGAGTGAAGCCAACGTAAATCCGAATACTCCGCCTGCCAAAAACCCGGACGCTGCACCGGTATTCTGGGATAAAAACTAG
- a CDS encoding RagB/SusD family nutrient uptake outer membrane protein: MKNKFAYTYNRSLKTAMAGLLAIGLGVASCSKYTELAPKNAMPAETVFNDSATIELALNGMYNTAAIGSYNDDYSAGRGYPFGAASIEQAEMRGEDMVNLATFYEITYKATYSPTSANNVNMWVNLYALINQANTLIDGVRKAAGKGVISQAKAAQIEGEARFMRALAHHEAVINFSRPYADGAGSKVGVPYRDLPVSTPEEIQAAMKIGRGTVAEDYTKILADLDYAETNLPATPKVKDIARAGKGAAIALKTRVKLHMGDWAGVIAEATKLGTASAGNFVSPINGYKLLPSPDEPFVKYDNNKESIFSVAQSAATNPNTNAALASMFGPADKSGRGLVATSPNLYNASFWVSDDLRRSMLQVKQLTVKSGKPSQNFYFNYKYRDYLNKADWAPIIRYAEVILNAAEAYARTGNTAQAFLLFNAVRNRALPPTSTNFLTTPPADMVLAILNERRIEFAGEGRRWPDITRLVMDPVYGTSGIPAKILLTDLKDDGSNYDIVNRPVTNSKFGKIDYSDFRFIWPLPSTEILSNPTLKDAQNPGY, encoded by the coding sequence ATGAAAAATAAATTTGCATATACATATAACAGAAGCCTGAAAACGGCTATGGCAGGACTCCTGGCAATTGGTTTGGGTGTTGCATCCTGCTCAAAATATACAGAGCTGGCACCTAAAAATGCCATGCCTGCTGAAACGGTGTTTAATGATTCTGCTACCATTGAACTGGCACTGAACGGTATGTACAATACTGCGGCCATCGGTAGTTATAATGATGATTACTCAGCGGGTCGTGGTTATCCTTTTGGTGCTGCTTCTATTGAACAGGCTGAAATGCGTGGGGAAGATATGGTGAACCTGGCCACGTTTTATGAAATCACTTATAAAGCCACCTACAGCCCTACTTCCGCGAACAACGTGAACATGTGGGTGAATCTGTATGCATTGATCAACCAGGCGAATACCCTGATTGACGGTGTACGTAAAGCTGCTGGGAAAGGAGTTATTAGTCAGGCTAAAGCTGCACAGATAGAAGGTGAGGCGCGTTTTATGCGTGCATTGGCACATCATGAGGCGGTTATCAACTTCAGCCGTCCTTATGCTGACGGAGCCGGTTCTAAAGTAGGGGTACCTTACCGTGATCTTCCTGTAAGCACGCCGGAAGAAATTCAGGCGGCTATGAAGATTGGTCGTGGTACTGTTGCAGAAGACTACACCAAAATTCTGGCAGACCTTGACTATGCAGAAACAAACCTGCCTGCTACTCCTAAGGTGAAAGATATCGCCAGAGCTGGTAAAGGTGCTGCCATCGCACTGAAAACAAGGGTTAAACTGCATATGGGTGATTGGGCTGGCGTAATTGCAGAAGCCACTAAACTGGGTACAGCCTCCGCTGGTAACTTTGTAAGCCCTATCAACGGGTATAAATTACTGCCTAGTCCGGATGAGCCGTTTGTGAAATACGATAATAACAAGGAGTCTATTTTCTCTGTTGCACAATCTGCTGCTACCAATCCTAATACCAATGCTGCGCTGGCTTCTATGTTCGGTCCTGCCGATAAATCCGGCCGTGGCCTGGTAGCTACCAGCCCTAACCTGTACAATGCTTCTTTCTGGGTAAGCGATGACTTACGTCGTAGCATGCTGCAGGTGAAACAATTGACTGTTAAAAGCGGCAAACCCAGCCAGAACTTTTACTTTAACTACAAATACCGCGATTACCTGAACAAAGCAGACTGGGCTCCAATTATCAGATATGCTGAGGTAATACTGAACGCTGCAGAGGCTTATGCCCGTACAGGAAATACAGCACAGGCTTTCCTGTTGTTCAATGCTGTACGTAACCGTGCATTGCCTCCTACAAGTACTAACTTCCTCACTACACCTCCTGCAGATATGGTACTGGCCATCCTGAATGAGCGTCGTATTGAGTTTGCTGGTGAAGGTCGTCGCTGGCCGGATATCACCCGCCTGGTTATGGACCCTGTATATGGCACCAGTGGTATTCCTGCTAAAATATTGCTGACAGACCTGAAAGATGATGGCAGCAATTACGATATCGTTAACAGACCAGTTACCAATTCCAAATTCGGTAAGATTGACTACAGCGATTTCAGATTTATCTGGCCGCTGCCATCTACTGAAATCCTGTCCAATCCTACACTGAAGGATGCACAGAATCCTGGTTACTAG
- a CDS encoding SusC/RagA family TonB-linked outer membrane protein: MKKGLLLWLFAAISALQALGQTRTITGKVTDAKDGSPLPGVTVKIVSTANGTMTNATGEFHLNVDAKSSSLEFSFVGYATQVVGIAGKNAVNVKLAQDEKGLSEVVVVGYGTVERKNITASVASIKGAALKDVASPSIDRQLAGQVAGVQATVSSGMLGQPARIRIRGTNSISSGTDPLYVIDGVPYISGNQSGITPNNPLGDINPNDIESMEVLKDGAATAIYGSRATNGVILITTKRGKSGKPRLTYDAWLAAATPSKLYKVLNADEFITIANEKLSNADPSDATKYAVATPNPAGGFYDTDWQKLVTRTGFQQNHALSMSGANDQTNYYVSVGYSDLTGILVGNNQKKYQARLKIEQKAFDVVTVGVNMGVSHITNNGMNTSQSGLSSNLSNALRSLPNVPAQWNDGTYNLSPTNTLGSGSNKLTISDNYTNIKYVLDNNIYRNQNLNITGNTFANVKILKSFDLRTQIGINYLNGEDFQYWNPIHGDGKSPNGIVFQQFLPSFRYNWVNTLSYNKVIGSHNVNAVIGIENQKTRERSFWGNGTNLTNPFFGVNNLIDASIATQTAGGNVIERAFQSYFGRATYGYKDRYLLSATLRRDAISSLPIGKQNVTLPGASVAWRVSQEDFFKNANINFISNLKLRGGYAKVGNVDIGAYPYAGTYKPVLYGPLLGIAFGQMYNPDLTFETSKKINVGLDLGLLQDRITVTADYFKNDIDNMILASPLPPSLGVPSTGKPNVFYSNVGKMYNKGVELTINSTNIQRKDLTWTTSFNLSFIQNKVTALVNNADISYAYNVTRVGESMGSFYGFESAGVNTANGNPLWKRADGSIIQGYQGIDNDPKNGKYFAYDPAKPEDVSTQVASLSSGDKKILGRALPTYYGGLNNTVTYKGFDFNIFLSFSGGNKVYNVTRQETLNNQKFQNNGKEVLNRWTTPGQVTDVPKLYYGSDNFVLQSGNVNSRFLEDGSFIRAQNIGLGYSLPKSMLERVRISNLRVYAQVQNAFVITKYKGLDPELNTYTDSRANTQPGLDYNTNPVPRTYTFGINVGL; this comes from the coding sequence ATGAAGAAAGGATTGCTCCTCTGGCTGTTCGCGGCCATCAGTGCTTTACAGGCGCTGGGTCAAACACGAACAATCACTGGTAAGGTTACCGATGCGAAGGATGGGTCACCTTTACCTGGCGTTACGGTTAAAATTGTTAGCACTGCTAACGGAACTATGACCAATGCTACCGGTGAATTTCATTTAAACGTAGATGCCAAGTCATCTTCCCTGGAATTTTCTTTTGTGGGTTATGCTACACAGGTAGTGGGCATTGCCGGCAAAAATGCTGTTAACGTAAAACTTGCCCAGGATGAAAAAGGCCTGAGTGAAGTAGTGGTAGTGGGTTACGGCACAGTAGAAAGAAAAAATATCACTGCTTCCGTTGCCAGTATTAAAGGCGCTGCATTGAAAGATGTTGCTTCTCCCAGTATCGACCGCCAGCTCGCTGGTCAGGTAGCGGGTGTTCAGGCAACAGTATCCAGTGGTATGCTTGGTCAACCGGCCCGTATCCGTATCCGTGGTACAAACAGTATCAGTAGCGGTACCGATCCATTGTACGTAATCGATGGAGTACCTTATATCTCCGGTAACCAGAGTGGCATTACTCCAAACAATCCGCTGGGCGATATCAACCCTAATGACATTGAGAGCATGGAAGTACTGAAAGATGGTGCTGCTACTGCGATCTATGGTTCCCGCGCAACTAACGGTGTTATCCTGATCACTACCAAAAGAGGTAAGTCCGGTAAACCCCGTTTAACTTATGATGCATGGCTGGCTGCTGCTACTCCGTCCAAGCTTTATAAAGTACTGAATGCAGATGAGTTCATTACCATCGCGAATGAAAAACTGTCTAACGCAGATCCTTCCGACGCTACCAAATATGCAGTAGCTACACCTAATCCTGCTGGTGGTTTTTATGATACAGACTGGCAGAAACTGGTAACCAGAACAGGTTTCCAACAGAACCACGCACTGTCTATGAGCGGTGCCAATGACCAGACCAACTACTACGTGTCTGTAGGTTATTCTGACCTCACTGGTATCCTGGTAGGTAACAATCAGAAAAAATACCAGGCCCGCCTGAAAATCGAACAGAAAGCATTTGATGTGGTAACCGTAGGTGTGAATATGGGTGTTTCCCATATTACCAACAATGGTATGAACACCAGCCAGTCTGGTCTGTCCAGCAACCTGTCCAACGCCCTGCGCTCTTTACCTAACGTTCCTGCACAATGGAATGATGGTACCTACAACCTGAGCCCTACCAATACCCTGGGCAGTGGTTCCAACAAACTGACCATCAGCGACAACTATACCAACATTAAATATGTACTGGATAATAACATCTATCGCAACCAGAACCTGAACATCACAGGTAACACTTTTGCGAACGTTAAAATCCTGAAATCATTTGATCTGAGAACACAGATCGGTATCAACTACCTGAATGGTGAAGACTTCCAGTACTGGAATCCAATCCATGGTGATGGTAAAAGCCCTAATGGTATTGTTTTTCAGCAGTTCCTTCCGAGCTTCCGTTACAACTGGGTGAATACTTTGAGCTATAACAAAGTGATCGGTTCCCATAACGTGAATGCGGTGATTGGTATTGAAAATCAGAAAACCAGAGAAAGAAGCTTCTGGGGCAATGGTACTAACCTGACCAATCCTTTCTTCGGTGTAAACAACCTGATTGATGCGAGCATAGCTACTCAGACTGCTGGTGGTAATGTCATTGAACGTGCTTTCCAGTCATATTTTGGCCGTGCTACTTACGGTTACAAAGATCGTTACCTGTTGTCTGCTACTTTGCGCCGGGATGCGATTTCTTCCCTGCCTATCGGTAAGCAGAATGTTACACTGCCAGGTGCATCTGTTGCCTGGAGAGTTTCTCAGGAAGATTTCTTCAAGAATGCCAATATCAACTTCATCAGCAACCTGAAACTCCGTGGCGGTTATGCTAAAGTGGGTAACGTGGACATCGGCGCTTATCCTTATGCCGGTACTTACAAACCTGTACTGTACGGACCATTGCTGGGTATCGCTTTTGGCCAGATGTACAATCCTGACCTGACTTTTGAAACCAGTAAAAAAATCAACGTAGGTCTTGACCTCGGTTTGCTTCAGGACAGAATTACTGTAACAGCAGACTACTTCAAGAATGATATTGATAACATGATCCTGGCTTCTCCTCTGCCTCCGTCTCTGGGTGTTCCCAGCACTGGCAAGCCTAACGTATTCTACTCCAACGTTGGTAAAATGTACAACAAAGGTGTGGAGCTGACTATCAACAGCACCAATATCCAGCGCAAAGATCTGACCTGGACAACATCCTTTAACCTGTCTTTTATCCAGAACAAAGTGACCGCACTGGTAAACAATGCTGATATCAGCTATGCTTACAACGTTACCCGTGTTGGCGAATCAATGGGTTCCTTCTATGGTTTTGAATCTGCCGGTGTAAACACTGCTAATGGTAATCCGCTGTGGAAAAGAGCAGATGGTTCTATCATCCAGGGCTACCAGGGTATCGACAACGATCCTAAAAACGGTAAATACTTTGCCTACGATCCTGCTAAACCAGAAGATGTCAGCACACAGGTGGCTTCTCTGTCTTCCGGTGATAAAAAGATCCTCGGCCGTGCACTGCCTACCTACTATGGTGGTTTGAACAACACTGTTACCTACAAAGGATTTGATTTTAACATCTTCCTGTCCTTCTCCGGTGGTAACAAAGTATATAACGTAACCCGTCAGGAGACACTCAACAACCAGAAGTTCCAGAACAACGGTAAAGAAGTGCTGAACAGATGGACTACACCTGGTCAGGTTACTGATGTACCTAAACTCTACTATGGTTCTGACAACTTCGTGTTACAGAGTGGTAACGTAAACAGCCGTTTCCTGGAAGATGGTAGCTTTATCCGTGCACAAAACATTGGTCTGGGTTATTCTCTGCCTAAATCAATGCTGGAAAGAGTCAGAATCAGCAACCTCCGTGTATATGCACAGGTACAGAATGCATTTGTGATTACCAAGTATAAAGGTCTGGATCCTGAGTTAAACACTTATACTGATTCCAGAGCTAACACTCAGCCTGGTCTGGACTACAACACCAACCCGGTTCCCCGTACCTATACTTTCGGTATTAACGTAGGATTATAA